Proteins from one Indicator indicator isolate 239-I01 chromosome 37, UM_Iind_1.1, whole genome shotgun sequence genomic window:
- the STRADA gene encoding STE20-related kinase adapter protein alpha — translation MSFLVSKPERIRRWVSEKFIVEGLREFELFGEQPPGDSRRKTNEASSESIASAPKRDTMSNFLPDSSCYELLTIIGRGFEDLMVVNLARYKPTGEYVTVRRVNLEACTNEMVTFLQGELHVSKLFNHPNIVPYKATFIADNELWVVTSFMAYGSAKDLICTHFMDGMSELAIAYILQGVLKALDYIHHMGYVHRSVKASHILISVDGKVYLSGLRSNLSMINHGQRLKVVHDFPKYSIKVLPWLSPEVLQQNLQGYDAKSDIYSVGITACELANGHVPFKDMPSTQMLLEKLNGTVPCLLDTTTIPADELTMKTSRSSANYGMGESMAVSNVRAANGEPTLHPYLRTFSTYFHNFVEQCLQRNPDFRPSAGALLNHPFFKQIKRRASEALPELLRPVTPITNFEGTRPQDPSGIFGLVSNLEQLEVDDWEF, via the exons ATGTCTTTTCTTGTAAGTAAACCCGAACGGATTAGG CGGTGGGTGTCTGAAAAGTTCATTGTTGAGGGCTTAAGAGAGTTCGAGTTGTTTGGAG AGCAGCCTCCGGGTGACTCTCGGAGAAAA ACAAATGAGGCGAGCTCCGAGTCGATAGCTTCTGCCCCTAAGAGGGACACCATGAGCAACTTCCTACCTGACAGCAGCTGCTATGAGTTGCTCACTATCATAG GAAGAGGCTTTGAAGACTTGATGGTTGTGAACCTGGCCAGGTATAAACCCACAGGAGAGTACGTTACAGTCAgaagagtcaacttggaggcctgcaCCAATGAAATGGTCACCTTCTTGCAG GGGGAGCTTCACGTTTCCAAGCTCTTCAACCACCCCAACATTGTGCCATACAAAGCCACATTCATTGCTGACAACGAGCTCTGGGTAGTGACATCTTTCATGGCCTATG gtTCTGCAAAAGATCTGATCTGTACCCATTTCATGGATGGGATGAGTGAACTGGCCATTGCATATATCCTTCAGGGAGTACTGAAAGCACTTGACTACATCCACCATATGGGCTATGTACATAG GAGTGTTAAAGCCAGCCATATCCTGATCTCTGTAGATGGGAAGGTTTACCTCTCTGGCCTGAGGAGTAATCTAAGTATGATCAACCACGGGCAGCGGCTCAAAGTTGTTCATGACTTCCCCAAATACAGCATCAAAGTCTTGCCTTGGCTCAGTCCTGAAGTCTTGCAGCAG AACCTCCAAGGTTATGATGCAAAATCTGACATTTACAGTGTGGGGATAACAGCCTGTGAGCTGGCAAATGGACATGTCCCCTTTAAAGACATGCCTTCTACTCAG ATGCTCCTGGAGAAGCTGAATGGGACTGTTCCCTGCCTGCTAGACACCACCACAATTCCTGCTGATGAGCTGACCATGAAAACCTCCCGTTCAAGTGCTAATTATGGGATGGGTGAGAGCATGGCTGTTAGCAACGTGAGAGCAGCCAATGGAGAGCCAACCCTGCACCCTTACCTTCGGACCTTCTCCACCTACTTCCACAACTTCGTAGAGCAGTGCCTCCAGCGGAACCCTGACTTCAG GCCAAGTGCAGGTGCTCTGCTGAATCATCCCTTTTTCAAGCAG ATCAAACGCCGCGCTTCTGAAGCGCTCCCGGAGCTGCTGCGTCCTGTCACCCCCATCACCAACTTCGAAGGAACCCGGCCCCAGGATCCCAGTGGCATTTTTGGGCTGGTGTCGaacctggagcagctggaggtggaTGACTGGGAATTCTAG